A section of the Corvus hawaiiensis isolate bCorHaw1 chromosome 14, bCorHaw1.pri.cur, whole genome shotgun sequence genome encodes:
- the LOC125333352 gene encoding serine/threonine-protein kinase pim-1-like, translated as MSQRSAVTGGWPQGRAQPGSHRIPRSLGQTVVPELRLMVRSRRCGSHLRFSPGTGQENSNSPGDEGTAPGTAPPLPLPTPSGRGAALRPAGAARLPPHVLLCPPTGLAPPGAGRRLIQHFALLQAKSADSALLAREQETAARGERAAGASCKTAARKSYNLVKRKLNKTVRVARLREEEMLRDSASAPERSGPAAPAPELPVSPSKEATSGDTRPGAVEERPRAVSGAGPSADSRVSPAGKAQQGLTERYRVGSLLGRGGFGSVFAATRLSDGAPVAIKRVPRNRIRHWGELPNGTSAPLEVVLLDKVSTGFPGVVQLLEWLELPNNVVLVMERPEHSQDLLRFIRERGFLSEEVARELFRQVLEAVRHCTSCGVLHRDLKPENILVDLATGQAKLIDFGCGTHLQDTAYTRFAGTPSYSPPEWNHFGWYYGEAATVWSLGIVLHQMVCGQHPFPKGRNISWGQLSLPQRLSQDCKELIRWCLSLHSLDRPSLEDLSCDPWLQDIHHP; from the exons TCTCCGATTTTCACCTGGAACCGGACAAGAAAATAGCAACAGCCCTGGCGACGAGGGCACCGCgccgggcacggccccgccgctcccactGCCCACGCCGAgcggccggggagcagcgctgcgcCCCGCAGGGGCCGCACGTCTCCCTCCTCacgtcctgctctgccctcccacgGGGCTGGCTCCGCCTGGCGCTGGCAGGCGCCTCATTCAGCactttgctctgctccaggcaaaAAGTGCGGACAGCGCTTTGCTTGCTCGTGAGCAAGAGACCGCGGCGCGGGGCGAGCGAGCAGCAGGGGCAAGTTGCAAGACTGCCGCAAGGAAGAGTTACAATCTGGTGAAGAGGAAGCTAAACAAGACGGTGCGTGTGGCGCGGCtgcgggaggaagagatgctccgTGACTCCGCTTCGGCCCCGGAGCGCAGCGGCCC cgcggcccccgcccccgaGCTGCCGGTGTCCCCTTCGAAAGAGGCAACATCTGGGGatacccggcccggggcggttgAGGAGCGGCCGCGGGCCGTTTCTGGCGCCGGGCCGAGCGCTGACAGCCGCGTGTCGCCGGCAGGGAAGGCGCAGCAGGGCCTGACGGAGCGCTACCGGGTGGGCTCGCTGCTGGGGCGCGGCGGCTTCGGCAGCGTGTTCGCGGCGACGCGGCTCTCGGACGGCGCCCCG gtggccatcaaacgGGTGCCACGGAACCGCATCCGTCATTGGGGcgagctg CCCAACGGCACCAGCGCACCACTCGAGGTcgtgctgctggacaaggtgtCCACCGGCTTCCCTGGTGTGGTGCAGCTCCTCGAGTGGCTCGAGCTCCCCAACAACGTGGTGCTGGTGATGGAGCGGCCGGAGCACTCTCAGGACCTGCTTCGTTTTATTCGAGAGCGGGGCTTCCTGTCAGAGGAGGTGGCACGGGAGCTCTTCCGCCAGGTCCTGGAGGCCGTgcggcactgcaccagctgcggGGTCCTTCACAGGGACCTGAAACCAGAGAACATCCTGGTTGACCTGGCCACCGGCCAGGCCAAATTGATTGACTTTGGCTGCGGCACCCACCTGCAAGACACAGCCTACACCCGCTTTGCAG GAACACCATCGTACAGCCCCCCGGAATGGAACCACTTTGGCTGGTACTACGGCGAGGCAGCTAccgtctggtccctgggcatcgtGCTGCACCAGATGGTCTGCGGGCAGCACCCGTTCCCGAAGGGCCGGAACATCAGCTGGGGCCAGCTGTCGCTCCCACAACGGCTCTCTCAAG ACTGCAAGGAACTCATCAGATGGTGTCTGTCCCTGCACTCCTTGGACAGGCCCTCATTAGAAGACCTGTCGTGTGATCCTTGGCTGCAGGATATTCACCATCCGtag